A section of the Piliocolobus tephrosceles isolate RC106 chromosome 14, ASM277652v3, whole genome shotgun sequence genome encodes:
- the C14H9orf57 gene encoding uncharacterized protein C9orf57 homolog, with translation MTPQYLPEYRGKHPKCDSLVVFCNACVCVSTATGTSTYVGGLICRACNLAVPFHGCLLDLGTCQTKPAQYCKKVVHVKGGIEWYSVKGCTKNVTECFERTNKLHELVSTHCCHSPLCNF, from the exons ATGACTCCACAG TATCTACCAGAATACCGGGGCAAGCATCCAAAATGTGACTCACTGGTGGTGTTCTGCAATGCATGCGTCTGTGTGTCCACTGCGACAGGCACCAGTACAT ATGTTGGAGGTTTGATTTGCAGAGCATGCAATCTTGCAGTCCCCTTCCATGGATGTCTTTTAGACTTGGGAACCTGCCAGACAAAACCTGCTCAGTACTGTAAAAAAGTGGTCCACGTTAAAG GTGGCATTGAATGGTATTCAGTTAAAGGCTGCACAAAGAACGTAACAGAGTGCTTCGAGAGAACTAACAAACTGCATGAACTTGTATCCACTCACTGCTGCCATAGTCCTTTGTGTAATTTCTGA